One window of the Arthrobacter sp. D5-1 genome contains the following:
- a CDS encoding carbohydrate ABC transporter permease, with amino-acid sequence MKVSRAMRIFRAFNLVFLLLVVFLTVYPFLNIIAQSFSSEGFINAGQVNLFPMGFNTETYKLILADSTFWNNYGNTVLYTVVATAISMVLTTSFAYAIAKKDLKGRSVFIGLAVFTMFFNGGLIPNYVLISSLGMRDSIWAVVLPNAISVFNLLIMKSFFENMPRELEEAASIDGLTQYGVLFRVVLPLSKAIVATMILFYAVANWNSWFQAFLYLDNPDLFPVTIYLRNMIAGVTTAGSAGGTAENVGQIAANIQSVTIVLTVIPILCVYPFVQKYFFSGVMLGSVKE; translated from the coding sequence ATGAAAGTCTCACGCGCCATGCGGATCTTCCGGGCGTTCAACCTGGTGTTCCTGCTGCTGGTGGTGTTCCTGACGGTGTACCCGTTCCTGAACATCATTGCCCAGTCGTTCTCCAGCGAAGGGTTCATCAACGCCGGACAGGTCAACCTGTTCCCGATGGGCTTCAACACCGAGACGTACAAGCTGATACTGGCCGATTCCACCTTCTGGAACAACTACGGCAACACCGTGCTGTACACGGTGGTGGCAACGGCAATCTCCATGGTGCTCACCACGTCGTTCGCCTACGCCATCGCCAAGAAGGACCTTAAAGGACGCAGCGTCTTCATAGGCCTTGCCGTGTTCACCATGTTCTTCAACGGCGGTCTGATTCCCAACTACGTGCTCATCAGTTCCCTGGGCATGCGGGACTCCATCTGGGCCGTGGTGCTGCCCAACGCCATCAGCGTGTTCAACCTGCTCATCATGAAGTCCTTCTTCGAGAACATGCCCCGCGAACTGGAGGAAGCGGCATCGATTGACGGGCTCACCCAGTACGGGGTGCTGTTCCGGGTGGTCCTGCCGCTCAGCAAGGCAATCGTGGCCACCATGATCCTGTTCTACGCCGTAGCCAACTGGAACTCCTGGTTCCAGGCCTTCCTCTACCTCGACAACCCGGACCTCTTCCCGGTCACCATCTACCTGCGCAACATGATCGCCGGAGTCACCACAGCGGGCTCAGCCGGCGGAACAGCGGAGAACGTCGGCCAGATCGCCGCCAACATCCAATCGGTCACCATCGTCCTGACCGTCATCCCGATCCTTTGCGTCTACCCCTTCGTGCAGAAGTACTTCTTCTCGGGCGTCATGCTCGGTTCCGTCAAGGAATAA
- a CDS encoding extracellular solute-binding protein: MIHKPELRRPEFRRRDFLGLASVATIGLMLTSCDAETTEKVDTSKSRNGAMDSFNVGDTFKATVPLTFTFLFSDQPTYPYKKDWLLFTKMASDNNVTLEPTIVPNSDYEQKRSLLISSGSAPEIIAKTYPGQEAAFVSAGAVLPVSDYVDLMPHFQEKVKKWKLEPEIEGLTQEDGKYYVLPGLHEELWPDYSLCFRKDVLKKEGLSEPTTWDEFRDVLRSLKKAYPDVVPYSDRFKGDSVLNIASAAFGTVAGWGLVDGLQFDEDKKEFGFAAGSDKFKDLVTYFNSLVSEGLMDPESFTQTDDSAIQKFVSGKSFVISANSQNVITYRTSMEQSLGKGNFEIGKITVPGGPAGDVIGGTRLENGIMLNSSVKDKDSFVALIQYIDWLFYSDAGQEFSKWGVEGTTFTKSGGKRQLASDINFQGLNPAGTKDLRVEYGFSGGNFAYGGATELLQSTFNDEELAFQKAMKSKKPRPVPPPVPFNDVDREQATLALTPLKDHVKQNTLKFITGQRALAEFDAYVKELDSKGQTKYVELANKAYKAYADKK; this comes from the coding sequence ATGATCCACAAACCTGAGCTCCGCCGACCAGAATTCCGCAGGCGCGATTTTCTTGGACTCGCCTCTGTTGCCACCATCGGACTCATGCTGACCAGTTGCGACGCCGAAACCACCGAAAAGGTGGATACGTCCAAGTCCCGCAACGGCGCGATGGACAGCTTCAATGTCGGTGATACCTTCAAGGCGACGGTGCCGTTGACGTTCACCTTCCTGTTCTCCGATCAGCCCACCTACCCGTACAAGAAGGACTGGCTGCTGTTTACCAAAATGGCCAGCGACAACAATGTCACCTTGGAACCGACCATCGTGCCCAACAGCGATTATGAACAGAAACGCAGCCTCCTCATCAGCTCTGGCAGCGCGCCGGAGATCATCGCCAAGACCTATCCAGGACAGGAAGCAGCGTTCGTTTCCGCCGGTGCCGTCCTGCCCGTCAGCGACTACGTGGACCTGATGCCGCATTTCCAGGAGAAGGTGAAGAAGTGGAAGCTCGAGCCCGAGATTGAAGGACTGACCCAGGAAGACGGCAAGTATTACGTCCTGCCCGGTTTGCATGAGGAACTCTGGCCCGACTACTCCCTGTGCTTCCGCAAGGATGTACTGAAGAAGGAAGGCCTCTCCGAGCCCACTACCTGGGACGAATTCCGTGACGTGCTGCGTTCGCTGAAGAAGGCCTACCCGGACGTGGTGCCCTACTCTGACCGGTTCAAGGGTGACAGTGTCCTGAACATCGCAAGTGCAGCCTTCGGGACCGTGGCCGGCTGGGGACTGGTGGACGGCCTGCAGTTCGACGAAGACAAAAAGGAGTTCGGCTTCGCTGCTGGTTCGGATAAGTTCAAAGACCTGGTGACGTACTTCAACTCCCTGGTGTCCGAAGGCCTGATGGACCCTGAAAGCTTCACCCAGACCGACGACTCTGCCATCCAGAAGTTTGTCTCCGGCAAGTCGTTCGTCATCAGTGCCAACTCGCAGAACGTCATCACCTACCGCACCTCCATGGAGCAGTCCTTGGGCAAGGGCAACTTCGAGATCGGCAAGATCACGGTTCCGGGTGGCCCGGCCGGAGACGTCATCGGCGGAACCCGGTTGGAGAACGGCATCATGCTGAACTCGTCCGTGAAGGACAAAGACAGCTTCGTGGCGCTCATCCAGTACATCGACTGGTTGTTTTACAGCGACGCCGGTCAGGAGTTCAGCAAATGGGGCGTGGAAGGAACCACCTTCACCAAGTCCGGCGGCAAGCGCCAACTCGCATCCGACATTAACTTCCAAGGCCTCAATCCCGCCGGCACCAAGGACCTCCGGGTGGAGTACGGATTCTCCGGCGGCAACTTCGCCTACGGTGGGGCCACGGAACTGCTGCAGTCCACGTTCAACGACGAGGAACTGGCGTTCCAGAAAGCCATGAAGTCCAAGAAGCCGCGCCCCGTGCCCCCTCCTGTACCGTTCAACGACGTGGACCGGGAGCAGGCGACCCTTGCACTCACCCCGCTCAAGGACCACGTCAAGCAGAACACCCTCAAGTTCATCACCGGTCAGCGTGCTCTGGCCGAGTTCGACGCCTACGTGAAGGAACTCGACAGCAAGGGCCAGACGAAATACGTGGAGTTGGCGAACAAGGCGTACAAAGCATACGCGGATAAGAAGTAG
- a CDS encoding amidohydrolase family protein, with translation MCLHDHTSAPKPQGELPRRGILAGAAALAGISVAGIAAQLASAPAALADNTQSGPNYPGRPLTTQALIIEGGTVVDPKTGDAVADGVVVLDGGKVTAVGTRDETRKAVAAVENRARRLNASGKWVLPGLVDAHVHANALADARALLQGGATSVRSGSSTFYQDIALAALPSWAPGLSPRMTPAGLFISPDQGDSLLADPDLAPLATLSGGVTEPQDLAYLTRVNLKRGAEVIKTRANPRAGLPEQDPRELVYNVDQIGAIVKAAKGAGVLCHAYSAEGIDGAVRAGVRSIEHGVFMTEKTIQEMARRGTFFTPTMDAITSMARSANPILAARGTEYTPILQAAVRAAKDAGVTIVAGTDSFGTDVTPIGTEARLLAEAGLTPLEALQAATTNAARLLGRGENVGRLVRGSAADVVVVDSDPLTDGSALEKVSTVIAQGAVVRTNL, from the coding sequence ATGTGCCTTCACGATCACACCTCAGCACCCAAGCCCCAGGGTGAGTTGCCCCGCCGAGGCATCCTCGCCGGAGCTGCAGCACTGGCCGGGATCTCCGTGGCCGGCATCGCCGCGCAACTGGCATCAGCACCAGCTGCCCTTGCGGACAACACGCAGTCGGGCCCAAACTACCCCGGTCGTCCGTTGACCACCCAAGCGCTCATCATCGAGGGCGGCACCGTGGTGGACCCAAAGACCGGCGATGCTGTGGCCGATGGCGTGGTGGTGCTCGACGGCGGCAAGGTCACCGCCGTCGGCACCCGGGACGAAACACGAAAGGCTGTTGCCGCCGTCGAGAACCGTGCCCGTAGGCTCAACGCCTCGGGTAAATGGGTCCTTCCGGGACTCGTCGATGCCCACGTCCACGCGAACGCACTGGCAGACGCCCGGGCTCTCCTGCAAGGCGGAGCCACCAGCGTACGGAGCGGATCGAGCACTTTCTACCAGGACATTGCTCTCGCCGCGCTGCCGTCGTGGGCTCCTGGCCTCTCGCCGAGGATGACTCCGGCGGGGCTGTTTATCTCACCGGATCAGGGAGATTCCCTCCTGGCTGATCCGGACTTGGCGCCTCTGGCGACGCTCAGCGGTGGCGTGACGGAGCCGCAGGACCTCGCGTACCTGACCCGCGTCAACCTCAAGCGCGGCGCCGAGGTCATCAAAACCCGGGCCAACCCGCGGGCTGGCCTTCCCGAACAGGATCCCCGCGAGTTGGTCTACAACGTGGACCAGATCGGTGCGATCGTTAAGGCAGCCAAGGGAGCCGGAGTCCTCTGCCACGCCTACAGCGCCGAAGGAATCGATGGCGCTGTCCGAGCAGGCGTGCGCAGCATCGAGCACGGCGTCTTCATGACGGAAAAGACCATCCAGGAGATGGCCCGGCGCGGCACGTTCTTCACACCCACCATGGATGCCATCACGAGTATGGCCCGCTCCGCCAACCCGATCCTGGCCGCACGCGGAACGGAATACACACCCATCCTTCAAGCTGCCGTGCGCGCAGCCAAGGACGCCGGAGTCACGATCGTGGCCGGCACCGATTCCTTCGGAACGGACGTGACGCCGATCGGCACGGAGGCCCGATTGCTCGCGGAAGCCGGACTAACCCCCTTGGAAGCATTGCAGGCAGCCACCACCAATGCGGCGCGTTTGCTGGGACGCGGCGAAAACGTTGGCCGCTTGGTTCGCGGTTCAGCGGCGGATGTCGTGGTGGTGGATTCGGATCCACTGACCGATGGCTCTGCCTTGGAAAAGGTCAGCACGGTGATCGCGCAAGGTGCCGTGGTCCGGACAAACCTCTAG
- a CDS encoding metalloregulator ArsR/SmtB family transcription factor — MDIVFKALADPTRRELLDELFREDGQSASALGARFEMTRFGIAKHLKLLEDAGLVVTRRRGREKLHFLNPVPIRLIHDRWVSKYAEPWAAALSDLKSRLESPMEKIFEIYIKTTPERLWEAITDSDIRSKYQFGNTFTSDWTPGSRFEMHNVNADAPLGEGENIEVDPPRRLVQTMRALWGEDVKAEGTSRITWEIEPVGDSCHLTVTHDQLREGANDQLYGGWPMILSGLKTWLETGEKLTTPGSLMYT; from the coding sequence ATGGACATCGTGTTCAAGGCCTTGGCAGACCCCACCCGCAGGGAATTGCTGGACGAACTCTTCCGCGAGGATGGCCAGTCCGCCTCCGCCTTGGGAGCCCGGTTCGAGATGACTCGTTTCGGCATCGCAAAGCACCTCAAGCTGCTGGAAGATGCGGGATTGGTGGTCACCCGCCGTCGGGGACGCGAAAAGCTGCACTTCCTGAACCCGGTACCCATCCGCCTCATCCACGATCGTTGGGTGAGTAAATACGCAGAACCATGGGCCGCTGCCCTCAGCGACCTCAAATCCAGATTGGAAAGTCCCATGGAAAAGATCTTCGAGATTTACATCAAGACCACTCCCGAACGGCTCTGGGAAGCCATCACCGACAGCGACATCCGCAGCAAGTACCAGTTCGGAAACACCTTCACATCGGACTGGACGCCCGGAAGCCGCTTCGAGATGCACAACGTCAACGCTGACGCACCACTCGGCGAGGGCGAGAACATCGAAGTCGATCCTCCGCGCCGGCTCGTCCAAACCATGCGTGCACTCTGGGGCGAGGACGTGAAGGCCGAGGGAACCTCGCGGATCACCTGGGAAATTGAACCCGTCGGCGACTCCTGCCACCTGACCGTCACGCACGATCAACTCCGCGAAGGCGCCAACGACCAACTTTACGGAGGCTGGCCCATGATCCTCTCCGGCCTCAAGACGTGGTTGGAAACCGGCGAAAAGCTCACCACACCCGGCTCGCTCATGTACACGTAG
- a CDS encoding nucleoside hydrolase → MTQSAPFFLDCDTGIDDALALAYLLAAPRAELVGIGTVSGNVSAAGGARNTLDLLNLAGHPDIPVAVGAHDPQVGTFHGGAPHVHGDNGIGGVDLVQSDREPVDATAAELLVQLAHQYAGELRLVAIGPLTNIAEALRLEPKLPELIAEVTIMGGAALAPGNITPVAEANIANDPEAAAEVLAADWNVTLVPLDVTMTNVLEEKHRQELLATEHPVSQALGEMLGYYFGFYVDIFGRACSAMHDPLAAAIAVRGVELTLAPTVRVQVDTTDGPGRGQTVCDLRGQYAGFPEQRGARCRVVMEIGEDFAPHLLGTLQGAWLPEEQEAVPVA, encoded by the coding sequence ATGACCCAGTCCGCACCCTTCTTCCTTGACTGCGATACCGGCATCGACGACGCCCTCGCCCTCGCCTACCTCCTGGCCGCCCCGCGGGCGGAACTGGTAGGAATCGGCACGGTCAGTGGCAACGTCAGTGCAGCAGGCGGCGCCCGGAACACCCTGGACCTGCTGAACCTGGCCGGCCACCCGGACATTCCGGTGGCTGTCGGTGCGCACGATCCACAGGTGGGTACGTTCCACGGCGGTGCCCCACATGTCCACGGCGACAACGGCATCGGCGGAGTGGACCTGGTCCAGTCTGACCGCGAACCGGTGGACGCAACGGCCGCCGAACTGTTGGTGCAGTTGGCACACCAGTACGCCGGGGAGCTGCGCTTGGTGGCCATCGGCCCGCTGACCAACATTGCCGAGGCGCTGCGCCTGGAACCCAAGCTTCCGGAGCTCATTGCCGAGGTCACCATCATGGGCGGCGCAGCACTGGCCCCCGGGAATATTACGCCGGTGGCCGAGGCCAACATCGCCAACGACCCCGAAGCCGCTGCCGAGGTGCTGGCCGCCGACTGGAACGTCACCCTGGTACCCCTGGATGTCACCATGACCAACGTCCTGGAGGAAAAGCACCGCCAGGAGTTGCTGGCCACCGAGCACCCGGTCTCGCAGGCGCTGGGAGAAATGCTGGGCTACTACTTTGGCTTCTACGTCGACATCTTCGGCCGGGCATGCTCGGCGATGCACGATCCCCTTGCCGCGGCCATCGCCGTCAGGGGAGTGGAGCTGACGCTGGCTCCCACCGTTCGTGTCCAGGTGGACACCACTGACGGGCCCGGTCGCGGCCAGACGGTGTGCGATCTCCGGGGACAGTACGCGGGCTTCCCGGAGCAGCGCGGGGCACGCTGCCGGGTAGTGATGGAAATTGGCGAGGACTTCGCACCGCACCTGCTTGGAACTCTGCAGGGGGCCTGGCTCCCTGAAGAGCAGGAGGCAGTGCCCGTCGCCTGA
- a CDS encoding beta-galactosidase: MTIHPEELRTAEARLQQLHQRIGGIAYGGDYNPEQWPQEVWLEDAKLMQQAGVNLVTLAVFSWSRLETSDGIFDFGWLDDVMDLMHSHGIGVDLATPDAVPPAWLVEQHPDIMPERPDGSIFGFGSRQHFDVSHPVYRAKSLALAEKMGERYAGHPALRMWHVGNEYGPVSYGPWAEKAFREWLQRKYSSLDELNQAWSTTVWGQLYSDWNQVGVPAQPRTWSNPSRRLDFHRFTSDSMLEHFKAERDVLRRHSPDLPILTNFMRFYKTNDYWAWAAEEDAAALDIYPDPREDDAHIAAALNFDLMRSLRHGQPWMVMEQATGAVSQWSVNVSKLPGKMRLGSYQAIAQGADSILFFQWRQAKGGTERYHSAMVNHAGPNTRIFREVCELGQELKALGDLTGTRSTAKVAIVFDWDCWWALELGNSPRSDLNYAQEVQRFYLPLFEANVTVDFVNANSDLSGYSLVIMPASYLLTDDAAARFENYVADGGRLVVSYLSGIVDQDNTIRLGGYPGALRKVLGAWSEEMHPLAGADEHVKLSTPDGGTSSASYWTEHLHAEAAEVLASYSSGRLAGAPAVTSNSFGLGTALYVSARVDEDLLNQLLEDQLRAAGVEPELKAPAGVQVRRRASTVADGTNKSFLMVLNHNDAPSSVDVLDGGTDRLSGRAVSGLVELPANGVLILDEIPDEAAGREAD; the protein is encoded by the coding sequence ATGACCATCCACCCTGAGGAATTGCGGACTGCCGAGGCGCGGCTCCAGCAACTGCACCAACGAATAGGCGGCATAGCCTACGGCGGGGATTACAACCCCGAGCAATGGCCACAGGAAGTGTGGCTCGAGGACGCCAAACTCATGCAGCAGGCCGGGGTAAACCTGGTGACCTTGGCGGTCTTCTCCTGGAGCCGGCTGGAAACCAGCGACGGCATCTTCGACTTTGGCTGGCTGGATGACGTCATGGACCTGATGCACTCGCACGGCATCGGCGTGGACCTGGCAACCCCGGACGCTGTGCCGCCGGCCTGGCTGGTGGAGCAGCACCCGGACATCATGCCGGAGCGCCCCGACGGCAGCATTTTTGGCTTCGGTTCCAGGCAGCACTTCGATGTTTCCCACCCCGTGTACCGCGCCAAGTCACTGGCCCTCGCAGAAAAGATGGGGGAGCGCTACGCCGGCCATCCTGCGCTGCGGATGTGGCACGTCGGCAATGAATACGGACCTGTGTCCTATGGTCCGTGGGCTGAGAAGGCGTTCCGGGAATGGCTGCAGCGAAAGTACTCGTCCCTGGATGAGCTCAACCAGGCCTGGAGCACCACGGTGTGGGGCCAGCTCTACTCTGACTGGAACCAAGTCGGCGTCCCTGCCCAACCCCGCACCTGGTCCAACCCGTCACGCCGCTTGGACTTCCATCGCTTCACCTCGGACAGCATGCTGGAACACTTCAAGGCCGAGCGTGATGTCCTTCGCCGTCACAGCCCGGACCTGCCGATCCTCACCAACTTCATGCGCTTCTACAAGACCAACGACTACTGGGCCTGGGCCGCTGAGGAAGACGCTGCGGCCCTGGACATCTACCCGGATCCCCGCGAAGACGACGCCCACATTGCGGCAGCGCTGAACTTCGACCTCATGCGCTCACTCCGTCACGGCCAGCCGTGGATGGTGATGGAGCAAGCCACCGGCGCGGTCAGCCAATGGTCCGTCAACGTCTCCAAGCTTCCGGGCAAGATGCGCCTCGGCTCGTACCAGGCCATAGCGCAGGGCGCTGATTCCATCTTGTTCTTCCAGTGGCGGCAGGCCAAGGGCGGAACCGAGCGCTATCACTCGGCCATGGTGAACCATGCCGGCCCCAACACCCGGATCTTCCGGGAAGTGTGCGAGCTCGGCCAGGAGCTCAAGGCGTTGGGCGACCTGACGGGAACGCGATCCACAGCCAAAGTGGCCATCGTTTTCGATTGGGACTGCTGGTGGGCATTGGAACTCGGCAACTCTCCGAGGTCGGACCTGAACTACGCGCAGGAGGTCCAACGGTTCTACCTCCCCCTGTTCGAGGCCAACGTCACCGTGGATTTCGTCAACGCCAACAGCGACCTCTCCGGGTACAGCCTGGTGATCATGCCGGCTTCGTACCTTCTGACGGACGACGCGGCAGCCCGCTTCGAAAACTACGTGGCCGACGGTGGAAGGCTGGTGGTCTCCTACCTTTCGGGCATCGTAGACCAGGACAACACCATACGGCTGGGCGGCTACCCGGGCGCGTTGAGGAAGGTCCTGGGGGCATGGAGCGAGGAAATGCACCCGCTCGCCGGCGCGGACGAGCACGTAAAGCTCTCAACGCCCGACGGCGGCACCTCCTCCGCGAGCTACTGGACTGAGCATCTGCACGCCGAAGCTGCGGAGGTCCTGGCCAGCTACTCCTCGGGCCGCCTTGCCGGTGCTCCGGCCGTCACCAGCAACTCGTTCGGCCTTGGCACTGCACTGTACGTGTCGGCACGCGTTGACGAGGACTTACTGAACCAGCTCCTGGAGGACCAACTTCGCGCGGCCGGTGTGGAGCCGGAACTGAAGGCGCCTGCAGGAGTCCAGGTCCGCCGTCGTGCTTCCACTGTCGCGGACGGCACCAACAAAAGCTTCCTCATGGTGCTCAACCACAACGATGCGCCGTCCAGCGTAGACGTGCTCGACGGCGGCACGGACCGCCTCAGCGGACGCGCGGTGAGCGGGCTGGTTGAGCTCCCAGCCAACGGAGTCCTGATTCTGGACGAAATTCCGGACGAAGCTGCCGGACGGGAGGCGGACTGA
- a CDS encoding YesL family protein gives MAAKEEQYGSGPLFRAAGVVYGVMVGGALLVLANALVVLMPLLAGLVGPGALVGFVLVGPSVVASCYAFNRLLAGEDTGVFHDFVKAYRRNFGQALAVWLPYAALLAVIASNLASLPGSNLEAVAARIGLVGLGLLVSTAALHAMLLLARFDFRTVDIYRLSIYSIGVRKRVALGNVGILFITGFVLISTSVWLMLFAAGLLVYLLCMNSRPLLALVEEKFTVSVAVSAAGSLAGSAPVD, from the coding sequence ATGGCTGCGAAGGAGGAACAGTACGGATCCGGCCCTCTGTTCAGGGCGGCGGGCGTGGTGTACGGCGTCATGGTGGGTGGAGCTTTGCTGGTGCTGGCCAACGCGCTGGTAGTGCTCATGCCGTTGCTGGCTGGACTGGTGGGTCCTGGGGCGCTGGTGGGGTTCGTGCTGGTGGGCCCCTCCGTGGTGGCTTCCTGCTATGCCTTCAACCGGCTTCTCGCTGGTGAGGACACGGGGGTGTTCCACGACTTCGTAAAGGCCTATCGACGCAATTTTGGACAGGCATTGGCGGTCTGGCTGCCCTACGCCGCCCTCCTTGCAGTCATCGCCTCGAACCTCGCCAGCCTGCCGGGCAGCAACCTTGAAGCGGTTGCTGCCCGGATCGGGCTGGTGGGGCTTGGCCTTCTGGTGAGCACGGCTGCCCTGCACGCGATGTTGTTGCTTGCCCGCTTCGATTTCCGCACCGTGGACATCTACCGGCTATCCATCTACAGCATTGGTGTCCGGAAACGGGTAGCGCTCGGGAACGTGGGGATCCTCTTCATTACGGGCTTCGTGCTGATCTCCACCAGCGTGTGGCTGATGCTGTTTGCCGCCGGGCTGCTGGTCTACCTGCTGTGCATGAACTCCCGACCGCTGCTGGCGTTGGTGGAAGAGAAGTTCACCGTTTCGGTGGCTGTCAGCGCGGCAGGTTCCCTGGCGGGATCCGCCCCGGTGGACTAG
- a CDS encoding ABC transporter permease subunit yields the protein MALRLDVPPKAVAGPEPGSAKKRRNKPGSWKLALKRDWRLYTLLALPLLYLLIFRYLPMAGNVIAFRQFQPGGSIFGEKWVGFKYITLFINDPSFWQAFQNTIILGVLTLVFCFPMPIIFALMLNELRSQKFKKFVQTVAYLPHFMSVVIIAGMILQNFSMTGTVNQIAESLFGTTVNFTQDPGWFRPMYISSEVWQTMGWGAILYLAALTRVDESLYEAARIDGANRWQQTWHVTLPAIRPTIITLLILNIGTFMAVGFEKILLIYNPLNYATSDVISTYLYRVGLESSNFSYAAAIGMFESVIGLTLILSANAISKRLAGTSLW from the coding sequence ATGGCTTTGCGACTGGATGTTCCACCCAAGGCCGTCGCGGGCCCCGAACCCGGCTCAGCGAAGAAGCGGCGCAACAAGCCCGGAAGCTGGAAGCTGGCGCTCAAACGCGACTGGCGTTTGTACACACTGCTGGCGCTGCCCCTGCTGTATCTCCTGATTTTCAGATACCTGCCCATGGCCGGCAATGTGATCGCTTTCCGTCAGTTCCAGCCCGGAGGCAGCATCTTCGGCGAGAAGTGGGTGGGGTTCAAATACATCACCCTGTTCATCAACGATCCCAGCTTCTGGCAGGCCTTCCAGAACACCATCATCCTTGGCGTCCTGACCCTGGTGTTTTGCTTCCCGATGCCCATCATCTTCGCGCTCATGCTCAACGAGTTGAGGTCGCAGAAGTTCAAGAAGTTCGTCCAAACCGTGGCCTACCTGCCGCACTTCATGTCCGTGGTGATCATCGCCGGCATGATCCTGCAGAACTTCTCCATGACCGGCACCGTGAACCAAATAGCGGAGTCGTTGTTCGGAACCACCGTGAATTTCACGCAGGACCCGGGCTGGTTCAGGCCCATGTACATCAGCTCCGAGGTCTGGCAGACCATGGGCTGGGGCGCCATCCTCTATCTTGCAGCGCTGACGCGCGTGGACGAATCGCTCTATGAGGCGGCCCGGATCGACGGCGCCAACCGTTGGCAGCAGACCTGGCACGTGACTCTCCCAGCCATCAGGCCAACCATCATCACCCTGTTGATCCTGAACATCGGCACCTTCATGGCGGTGGGTTTCGAGAAGATCCTGCTCATCTACAACCCGCTCAACTACGCAACCTCAGACGTCATCTCCACCTACCTGTACCGGGTGGGCCTGGAATCCAGCAACTTCAGCTACGCGGCCGCCATCGGAATGTTCGAATCCGTCATCGGCCTCACGCTGATCCTCTCAGCGAACGCGATCTCAAAGCGCCTCGCAGGAACGAGCCTGTGGTGA